From the Streptomyces nigrescens genome, one window contains:
- a CDS encoding carbohydrate ABC transporter permease, with the protein MASPAARAPRTAGRRRSPTAPPRAFLWTRRIFLTALTGFVLLPVYVMLSSSLKPLEDVSGAFRWLPSELTIRPYLDIWHTVPLARYFLNSLIVAGSATVCSVVVAVFAAYAVSRYRFRGKRIFTVTVLSTQMFPGILFLLPLFLIYVNIGNTTGVALYGSRGGLVLTYLTFSLPFSIWMLTGYFASVPRELDEAAYVDGCGPLGALFRVVVPAALPGIIAVAVYAFMTAWGEVLFASVMTNDTTRTLSVGLQGYATQNDVYWNQVMAASLVVSVPVVAGFLLLQRYLVAGLTAGAVK; encoded by the coding sequence ATGGCTAGCCCCGCTGCCCGCGCGCCCCGCACCGCCGGCCGCAGGCGCTCCCCCACCGCTCCGCCCCGCGCCTTCCTCTGGACCCGGCGGATCTTCCTCACCGCACTGACCGGCTTCGTGCTGCTCCCGGTGTACGTGATGCTCAGCAGCTCGCTCAAGCCCCTGGAGGACGTCTCCGGCGCCTTCCGCTGGCTGCCGAGCGAGCTGACCATCCGCCCGTACCTCGACATCTGGCACACGGTTCCGCTGGCCCGGTACTTCCTCAACTCGCTGATCGTGGCGGGCTCGGCCACCGTCTGCTCGGTGGTCGTGGCGGTCTTCGCCGCATACGCGGTGAGCCGCTACCGCTTCCGCGGCAAGCGGATCTTCACCGTCACGGTCCTGTCCACGCAGATGTTCCCGGGCATCCTCTTCCTGCTCCCGCTCTTCCTGATCTACGTCAACATCGGGAACACCACCGGTGTCGCCCTCTACGGCTCCCGCGGCGGGCTGGTGCTGACCTATCTGACGTTCTCCCTCCCCTTCTCCATCTGGATGCTGACCGGCTACTTCGCCTCGGTGCCGCGCGAGCTGGACGAGGCCGCGTACGTGGACGGCTGCGGTCCGCTCGGCGCGCTCTTCCGGGTCGTGGTTCCGGCCGCGCTCCCCGGGATCATCGCGGTCGCCGTGTACGCCTTCATGACGGCGTGGGGCGAGGTGCTGTTCGCCTCCGTCATGACCAACGACACCACCCGCACCCTCTCGGTCGGCCTGCAGGGCTACGCCACCCAGAACGACGTCTACTGGAACCAGGTGATGGCCGCTTCCCTGGTCGTCAGCGTCCCGGTGGTCGCCGGGTTTCTGCTGCTCCAGCGCTATCTGGTCGCCGGTCTCACCGCCGGAGCCGTCAAATGA
- a CDS encoding GH1 family beta-glucosidase, producing MTPAERNSVSDRIDFAALPDDFAWGVATSAYQIEGAVAEDGRAPSIWDTYAHTPGRIDNGDTGDRACDHYHRWREDIGLMRQLGVGAYRFSIAWPRIRPDGDGPVNAAGLAFYDRLVDGLLEAGIAPFATLYHWDLPQALQDRGGWPARETAEHFAAYAGVVAGKLGDRVAHWATLNEPLCSAWIGHLEGLMAPGHTDLTAAVRASYHLLLGHGLAVQAIRAAAPAARIGIVNNLSTVEPATGSEADAAAARRMDGHTNRWWLDPVHGRGFPADMREVYGVELPERAGDPETMAQPLDWLGLNYYFPVVVAAEPAGPPPFARPVRRPRVPRTGMDWEVDADGIETLLLRLTREYGARTLHVTENGSAYPDVLRPDGTVADPERTEYLHRHIAACVRAARKGAPLAGYFAWSLMDNFEWAYGYDKRFGLFHVDRATQARTLKDSGRHYAELIRSHPRRGTPRTS from the coding sequence ATGACCCCCGCCGAAAGGAACTCCGTGAGCGACCGGATCGACTTCGCCGCCCTGCCGGACGACTTCGCCTGGGGCGTGGCCACCTCGGCCTATCAGATCGAGGGAGCGGTCGCCGAGGACGGCCGCGCCCCCTCCATCTGGGACACCTACGCACACACCCCGGGCAGGATCGACAACGGCGACACCGGCGACCGGGCCTGCGACCACTACCACCGCTGGCGCGAGGACATCGGTCTGATGCGTCAACTGGGCGTCGGCGCCTACCGGTTCTCGATCGCCTGGCCGCGGATCCGGCCGGACGGTGACGGCCCGGTCAACGCCGCGGGACTGGCCTTCTACGACCGGCTCGTCGACGGGCTCCTCGAAGCGGGCATCGCCCCCTTCGCCACCCTCTACCACTGGGATCTGCCGCAGGCCCTCCAGGACCGCGGCGGCTGGCCCGCACGGGAGACGGCCGAGCACTTCGCGGCGTACGCCGGGGTCGTCGCCGGGAAGCTCGGCGACCGCGTCGCCCACTGGGCCACGCTCAACGAGCCGCTGTGCTCGGCCTGGATCGGCCATCTCGAAGGGCTGATGGCCCCCGGCCACACGGATCTCACGGCGGCGGTACGCGCCTCGTACCATCTGCTGCTCGGACACGGTCTGGCCGTCCAGGCGATCCGGGCCGCGGCGCCGGCCGCCCGGATCGGCATCGTCAACAATCTCAGCACCGTCGAGCCCGCCACCGGGTCCGAGGCCGATGCCGCGGCGGCCCGGCGGATGGACGGGCACACGAACCGCTGGTGGCTCGATCCGGTGCACGGCCGCGGCTTTCCGGCGGACATGCGCGAGGTGTACGGGGTAGAGCTGCCGGAGCGCGCCGGTGATCCGGAGACCATGGCGCAGCCGCTGGACTGGCTGGGGCTGAACTACTACTTCCCGGTCGTGGTCGCCGCCGAGCCTGCCGGCCCGCCGCCGTTCGCCCGACCGGTGCGCCGGCCGCGGGTCCCCCGCACGGGCATGGACTGGGAAGTCGACGCGGACGGCATCGAGACCCTGCTGCTGCGGCTGACCCGGGAGTACGGAGCGCGCACGCTCCATGTCACCGAGAACGGCTCCGCCTACCCGGACGTGCTCCGCCCCGACGGCACCGTCGCCGATCCCGAGCGCACCGAGTATCTGCACCGGCATATCGCCGCCTGCGTCCGCGCGGCCCGTAAGGGCGCCCCGCTCGCCGGCTATTTCGCCTGGTCGCTGATGGACAACTTCGAGTGGGCCTACGGCTACGACAAGCGCTTCGGCCTGTTCCACGTCGACCGTGCGACACAGGCCCGCACCCTCAAGGACAGCGGCAGGCACTACGCCGAGCTGATCCGCAGCCATCCGCGCCGCGGCACCCCGCGTACGTCCTGA
- a CDS encoding organic hydroperoxide resistance protein, translating into MDALYTAVATANGREGRAVSSDGKIDLALAMPPELGGNGAGTNPEQLFAAGYAACFASAMGNVGRQMKIDTKDVSVTAEVSIGKDDTGFGLAVVMRVELPETLAGETGRQLVEATHQYCPYSKATRGNIEVELVIE; encoded by the coding sequence ATGGACGCGCTGTACACCGCTGTCGCCACCGCCAATGGCCGCGAGGGCCGGGCCGTCAGCTCCGACGGCAAGATCGACCTGGCCCTGGCCATGCCCCCCGAGCTCGGCGGCAACGGCGCCGGCACCAACCCGGAGCAGCTCTTCGCCGCCGGATACGCGGCCTGCTTCGCCAGCGCGATGGGCAATGTCGGCCGGCAGATGAAGATCGACACCAAGGACGTCTCGGTCACCGCCGAGGTCTCCATCGGCAAGGACGACACCGGCTTCGGGCTGGCCGTCGTCATGCGGGTGGAGCTGCCGGAGACCCTCGCGGGCGAGACCGGACGGCAGCTGGTCGAGGCCACGCACCAGTACTGCCCGTACTCCAAGGCCACCCGCGGCAACATCGAGGTCGAGCTCGTCATCGAGTAG
- a CDS encoding MarR family winged helix-turn-helix transcriptional regulator gives MTPATRPPVPDAELLRLDHQVCFSLHAASRAFGGVYRDALKGLGLTYPQYLVMLVLWEHGSQPVKTIGEQLRLDSGTLSPLLKRLESAGLVRRERSTEDERSVTIHLTPAGDELREAALPVPRRMLAATGLTIEELRTLQGLLGRVTSALDEA, from the coding sequence ATGACCCCTGCGACCAGGCCTCCGGTACCCGACGCCGAACTGCTCCGCCTCGACCACCAGGTCTGCTTCTCCCTGCACGCCGCCTCACGCGCCTTCGGCGGCGTCTACCGCGACGCCCTCAAGGGCCTGGGCCTGACCTACCCCCAGTACCTGGTCATGCTGGTCCTGTGGGAGCACGGCTCCCAGCCGGTCAAAACCATCGGCGAACAGCTCCGGCTGGACTCCGGCACCCTCTCCCCGCTGCTCAAACGCCTGGAGTCGGCCGGTCTGGTCCGCCGCGAACGGAGCACCGAGGACGAGCGGTCGGTCACCATCCACCTCACCCCCGCCGGCGACGAGCTGCGCGAGGCGGCCCTGCCGGTCCCCCGCAGGATGCTGGCCGCGACCGGCCTCACGATCGAGGAACTGCGCACGCTCCAGGGCCTGTTGGGCCGGGTCACGAGCGCCCTCGACGAGGCCTGA
- a CDS encoding acyl carrier protein, whose translation MNAAEVVNTLLVQRFGVPPADITDETALRSLRLDSLALEELRVLIEERLDIDLDEVSLTPRNTVGQLVAAVDGNVPA comes from the coding sequence GTGAATGCGGCAGAAGTTGTCAACACCTTGCTGGTCCAGCGGTTCGGGGTTCCCCCGGCCGACATCACCGACGAGACGGCGCTGCGCAGCCTGCGCCTGGACTCCCTGGCACTGGAGGAGCTCCGCGTCCTCATCGAGGAGCGGCTGGACATCGACCTCGACGAGGTGTCGCTGACCCCGCGGAACACCGTGGGCCAGCTGGTGGCGGCCGTCGACGGCAACGTTCCGGCATGA
- a CDS encoding beta-ketoacyl-[acyl-carrier-protein] synthase family protein: MTARQEPFSAAVTGLGLVTAAGVGAKATWHSVTQETMPGGVTHQEELADLPCDFMYTIPDLDTTELLGVATQRLMDRFSQLAVIAAREALADAGLDPESWDSSRVAVVIGSAHGGLPFYDQQHVAMAGRGARRVSPKLAPLTVVNSAASSVCMDIGAQGPSMGVATACSSGTVALGTAHQLLRAGVCDIALAGGAESVLSRLLIASACQMKAVSTRRDDPAAACRPFDAGRDGFVVGEGAGLLVLERPEHASARRAPVRAHIRGYGASSDAYAAVAPDPEGNGIERALRIALADAQVQGRDVGHVNAHGTSTVVNDRVEATVLRRVLGDHPLVTSTKAMTGHALGAAGGIETALTVLALEQQLVPPTANFEVPDPRIPIDIVRTEARQAAFDCAVKTSLGFGGHNAALVLTR, encoded by the coding sequence ATGACGGCCCGCCAGGAGCCGTTCTCCGCGGCCGTAACAGGACTGGGGCTGGTGACCGCGGCGGGCGTGGGGGCGAAGGCCACCTGGCACTCCGTCACCCAGGAAACGATGCCCGGCGGAGTGACCCACCAGGAAGAACTCGCCGATCTGCCCTGCGACTTCATGTACACCATCCCGGATCTGGACACCACCGAGCTGCTCGGTGTGGCCACCCAGCGGCTGATGGACCGCTTCTCGCAGCTGGCGGTGATCGCCGCCCGCGAGGCCCTCGCCGATGCCGGGCTCGACCCGGAGTCCTGGGACAGCAGCCGGGTCGCGGTGGTCATCGGCTCCGCGCACGGCGGGCTGCCGTTCTACGACCAGCAGCATGTCGCGATGGCCGGGCGTGGCGCCCGCCGTGTCTCCCCCAAGCTCGCCCCGCTGACCGTCGTCAACAGTGCCGCCAGCAGCGTCTGCATGGACATCGGCGCACAGGGCCCCAGCATGGGCGTGGCGACGGCCTGCTCCTCCGGCACGGTCGCCCTGGGCACCGCACACCAGCTGCTGCGCGCCGGGGTCTGCGATATCGCCCTCGCCGGCGGGGCGGAGTCGGTGCTGTCCCGGCTGCTGATCGCCAGCGCCTGCCAGATGAAGGCGGTCTCCACCCGCCGGGACGATCCGGCCGCGGCCTGCCGGCCCTTCGACGCGGGCCGCGACGGCTTCGTGGTCGGCGAGGGCGCCGGGCTCCTGGTGCTGGAGCGGCCCGAGCACGCGAGCGCCCGCCGGGCACCCGTCCGCGCCCATATCCGCGGCTACGGCGCGTCGAGCGATGCCTACGCGGCGGTGGCCCCGGACCCCGAGGGCAACGGCATCGAGCGGGCGCTGCGGATCGCGCTGGCGGACGCGCAGGTGCAGGGCCGGGACGTCGGCCATGTCAACGCGCACGGCACCTCGACGGTCGTCAACGACCGCGTCGAGGCCACGGTGCTGCGGCGGGTCCTCGGTGATCACCCGCTGGTCACCTCGACCAAGGCGATGACCGGGCACGCGCTGGGCGCCGCCGGCGGGATCGAGACCGCGCTCACCGTGCTCGCCCTGGAACAGCAGCTGGTGCCGCCGACCGCCAACTTCGAGGTACCGGATCCGCGGATCCCGATCGACATCGTGCGCACGGAGGCCCGGCAGGCCGCGTTCGACTGCGCGGTCAAGACGTCGCTCGGCTTCGGCGGGCACAATGCCGCGCTCGTACTGACTCGCTAG
- a CDS encoding alpha/beta fold hydrolase, with protein sequence MSEEMIRSLSVHGVSYSYRRLRQPERITEPVLVLGGALQGMYGWPQMEDHVGPVADVVTADLPGMGSADPLPPGPSIDVVCAAIERIVDDLEVPRINLFGFSYGAGLAYGCARRFPGRIARLALGGVPAHISDAQVELWRRASDHLAQGDTEAFATLVAQGLMCLDDRRHVARRKLAYRYVRRSMLHAARNSRHAVDSLRRGISDRPDFSGGLTDVPTLVFSGEHDTVTSPARQRDFAATIQGSRFLTIPDADHWVVLERPQEVADLAARFFTDEPLSSAPCLAPVVREEPSPADPACV encoded by the coding sequence ATGTCCGAGGAAATGATCCGCTCTTTGTCGGTGCACGGGGTGTCCTATTCCTACCGGCGGCTGCGGCAGCCGGAGCGGATCACCGAGCCCGTTCTGGTGCTGGGCGGCGCACTGCAGGGGATGTACGGCTGGCCGCAGATGGAAGATCACGTGGGGCCGGTGGCGGACGTGGTCACCGCCGATCTGCCGGGCATGGGCAGCGCCGACCCGCTCCCTCCGGGGCCGAGCATCGATGTCGTGTGCGCGGCGATCGAGCGCATCGTCGACGATCTGGAGGTCCCGCGGATCAACCTCTTCGGCTTCTCGTACGGGGCGGGTCTGGCCTACGGGTGTGCCCGGCGGTTCCCCGGCCGCATCGCGCGGCTCGCCCTCGGCGGGGTTCCGGCGCACATCAGCGACGCCCAGGTCGAGCTGTGGCGCCGGGCCTCCGATCATCTCGCGCAGGGCGACACCGAGGCCTTCGCCACCCTGGTCGCCCAGGGCCTGATGTGCCTCGACGACCGTCGGCACGTCGCCCGACGGAAGCTGGCGTACCGCTATGTCCGGCGCTCGATGCTGCATGCGGCCCGGAACTCCCGGCACGCGGTCGACTCGCTGCGCCGCGGGATCTCGGACCGGCCGGACTTCTCCGGCGGCCTGACCGATGTCCCCACGCTCGTCTTCAGCGGTGAGCACGACACGGTGACCTCCCCGGCCCGGCAGCGGGACTTCGCGGCCACCATCCAGGGCAGCCGCTTTCTGACGATTCCCGATGCCGATCACTGGGTGGTGCTCGAACGCCCGCAGGAGGTGGCGGACTTGGCGGCCCGGTTCTTCACCGATGAACCGCTGAGCTCGGCGCCCTGCCTCGCGCCGGTGGTGCGCGAGGAGCCGTCGCCGGCCGATCCGGCATGTGTGTGA